GGCCGAGCTGGCGGTCTTCGACCGGGCCGTACTCGGCGGTCGGCTGTCCGACGTCTCGGAGACGACCATCGGCGGCGTCCGGTACGTCACCTTCGCGGCCGACCGGCTCGACGAGCGGGACACGGCGTACCTGGCCAACCTGTCGTCGATCTACGCGTTGTTCGAGGTCACCGGCGAACTGCTCCGCCCGGTCGAACTGCACCGGCTCGACCGGTTCGACGACGACCTGCTGACCATTCCCAAGTATCCGGGGAAGACCAACGAGCAGTTCACCAAGCTGCTGCTCAACGTGACGCTGCTCGCCTCGGACTTCGCGCCGGAGATGCTCCGCCGGAAGTTCACCGTGCTGGATCCGCTCTGCGGCCGGGGCACCACCCTGAACCAGGCGCTGACGTACGGCTTCGACGCCGCGGGGATCGACCGGGACCAGAAGGACTTCGAGGCGTACTCGACGTACATCCAGACCTGGTTGAAACGGAAGCGGGTCAAGCACCGGGTGGAGTCGTCGGGGCTGGTACGCCGGGAGCGGAAGGTGGTGGGTCGGCGGCTACAGGTCACCCTGGCGGCCGACAAGGAGGCGTACAAGGCGGGGGAGACACAGCGGCTGGACGTGGTGAACGCGGACACCACCCGGAGTCTGGAGTTCTTCCGGCCCGGCACCGTGGACCTGCTCGTCGCGGACGCCCCGTACGGCGTACAGCACGGCAGCCGGACCGCCGAGAAGGGGCTGGCGCGTAGCCCGCTCGCCCTGCTCGACGAGGCGGTACCCGTCTGGGCCGAACTGCTGCGTCCCGGTGGGGCGATCGGCATTGCCTGGAACACCCACGTCGCCCGCCGCGAGGAGGCGGCACAACTGCTCGCCGACTCCGGCCTGGAGGTGCTGACGACCGGCCCGTACCTGGAGTTCGCGCACCGGGTCGACCAGTCGATCGTCCGGGACGTCCTGGTCGCCCGCCGCCCCCGCTAGGTATTTCGGTTAGGAAGGGCCCCTTCTTCTACAGAAAACGATAGGAAGGGGCCCTTCCTTGCACGTCAGTAGCTGCAGCCGGAGGTGGGGAGGCTGGTTGCCGCCGGCGGGGTGACGCCGTCGTAGAGGGCCAGCAGGAAGTTCTGCGGGCACCGGAGAGTGCCGCTGGTCCGGATGCCGAAGTGCAGGTGTGGACCGGTGGAGTTGCCGGTGTTGCCGGTCGAGCCGATCCGCTGACCGGCGGTGACGGTGGCGCCACTGGCGACCGACCACGCGGAGAAGTGGCAGTAGGTGTAGACCGCGCCGTCGGTGCCGGTCAGGTTGATGCCCTGGCCGCAACTGCTGTCGTTGACCCGGGCCACGGTGCCGGCCCGGACGGCGTACGCGGCGGTGCCGCTCGGTACCGGCAGGTCGATGGCGGCGTAGTCGTGGTGCGGGTCGTCGTACTCGCTGCGCGGCAGGGCGGTCCGGGGCAGTGGCATCGAGTACGTGGTACCGCCACCGGTGGCGGTGGTGACCCGTACGGCGTCGGCGATCACGTAGCCGGTGCCGCTGGTCCACCGGCTGACCCCGACCGCGTTGTAGTCACCGGCGGCGAGGGAGAAGGTGCCCAACGCGACCCACCGGCCACCGTTGGCCCGCTGGTTGACCGGGATGCTCTGGGTGCCGCTGGTGGTGACCACCATGAACGGGGTGGCGTTGTTGTACCCGGGATCGGCGGGGTACCAGACCTCGACGAGATAGCTGCCGGCGCTCGGCACGTTGACCTTGAACCAGGCGGCGTCGCTGGCGGTGGTGTCGGGGTCGGCGAACCGGTAGTCGGCGCCCTGCTTCTGGCTGGAGTAGCTGGAGGTACCCCAGCTCGCGCTGCCGGTGAACCGGTCGGCGGTGGCGTTGTCGACGGTCACCGTCGCGGCGGCGGCCGGGGCGCTCGGCAGCAGGACCGTGGTGGCGAGTGTGGCTGCGACGAGGACGGTCCAGCTACGTGCGTAACCGATCTTCATGGAGGACCCTTCGCGACTCGGGCGGGGCACAATGTGAAGGTATTTAACCAACCAGCGCTAAGTTTGGAAAGACTTCTACATAGGTCCGGCTGGATGGTTCGAATCGACGTGACGAGCGGTTTGCCGGGCTAATCCGGCTATTCGAGTATTAGGGGGCTCAGCCCCGATTTAGAGTGACCTGGTCGGACGAGCTGACCGCCAGCGGTGCCGGTCGCCCCGACGTACCACGGAGGGGTCCGGAATGACTGACCAGCTGACCAGCGACGAGCCCTGCGGCGCGCTCGAACTGGTCTGCGCCTTCACCGGGGCCATGCCGACCGGGGTCGGCGTCTCCCGGCGCGGTCGGATCTTCGTGACCTTCCCGAAGTGGGGCGACGAGGTCGGCGCCACCGTCGTCGAGCTGCGCGACGGCACCTGCCAGCCCTATCCCGACCAGGCCTGGAACGACCCGAGCGGAAACGACGACGCCGAGTCGTTCGTCTCGGTGCAGAGCGTGGTCGTCGACCCGTCGGACCGGCTCTGGGTGGTGGACACCGGCAGCCCGATGCTCCAGCCGACCCGCCCCGGCGGACCGAAGCTCGTCTGCGTCGACCTCGACACCGACCGGGTCACCCAGACCATCCTGTTCCCCGCCGAGGTGGCGCTGCCGACGTCGTACCTCAACGACGTCCGGTTCGACCTGCGTCGGCGCTCGGCCGGGGTCGCGTTCGTCACCGACTCGACCAACTCGGGACCGAACGGGATCATCGTGGTGGACCTGGCCAGCGGTACGTCCTGGCGACGCCTGCACGACCATCCGTCCACCAAGGCCGAGTCCCTGGTCGACTTCCGGCCACTCGTCGAAGGGCGCCCCTTCCTGATGCGGCCGCCCGACGCCCCGCCCAGCCCGGTCAGCTTCGGCTCGGACGGCATCGCGATCTCGGCAGACGGCAGCCGCCTCTACTACTGCCCGTTGATGTCCCGCCGGCTCTACAGCGTCGACATCGACGCGCTCGTCGACCGGTCGATGGACGACGCCGAGGTGGCCGCCACGGTCTGTGACGAGGGGGACAAGGGCAGCGGCGCCGATGGTCTGGAGACCGACGACGCCGGCCGGATCTACGTCACCGCGTACGAGCAGAACGCCATCCTGCGCCGGAACCCGGACGGGGCGTACGAGACGGTGGTCCGCGATCCACGGCTGCTCTGGCCGGACACCATGTCGATCGGCGCCGACCGGTACCTCTACGTCACGGCGAACCAACTCCACCGCCAGCCGGACTACTCCGGCGGGATCGACCGACGGCGCCGCCCGTACGCCCTCTTCCGGTTCGCCATCGACGCCGGCCCGGTTTCACTCGTGCCCTGACGTCGCTGAGATCAATTGAACCGAATCATTAGCGCCAATATCAACATCAGAACAGGTCATCGTCTGACACCGGCTGATCGTTCGGCGGCGATATCGGTTTCTTGGCACTGAATCAACCTGATCGGGCTGCGGTAACGACCTATTCGGTCGGCGCGATCGAGCTCTTTGGTCGCATCTTGAACGATTCCCGCCTCGTTTCCTTCCTGGAAAACTTCACTGGGAGCCCACCCGCAACTTCCACGGAAACGTGGCGCGCGGGGATCGGGAGAGGAGCCGGACTTGGCACAGACGGAGGCGGTGTCGGCCGCAGGGCTGCGCGACCTGGCGGCCGAGATTTTCGAGGTCAGCCCGGACGAGGTCACCGATGCGGCGGCGTTCTACGAGGACCTCGGGATCGACTCGGTGCAGAAGGTCGAATTCGTGGTCCGGATCGAGCGGCAGCTGGGCGTACGGCTGACGAACGAGGAGGCGGCGGGACTCCAGGACTTCGGTGACGCTCTCGCCGTACTCCGGGATCGGGGTATCTCCATTGAGCCGTGACCGGATCAGCGACCGGCGCCGAGCCGTGGCGATCTCGGGCGTCGGCGCGGTGTCCGGGGCCGGACTCGGCAGCGAGGCACTCTGGACGGCGGTGACCGACCGGCGGGTCCTGACCGGCCCGGTGACCCGGTTCGACATGTCCCGGTACCCGGCGCGCTGCGGCGTCGAGGTGCCGTCCGCCGCCGTCGCCGCGCTCGAC
The nucleotide sequence above comes from Plantactinospora soyae. Encoded proteins:
- a CDS encoding L-dopachrome tautomerase-related protein, yielding MTDQLTSDEPCGALELVCAFTGAMPTGVGVSRRGRIFVTFPKWGDEVGATVVELRDGTCQPYPDQAWNDPSGNDDAESFVSVQSVVVDPSDRLWVVDTGSPMLQPTRPGGPKLVCVDLDTDRVTQTILFPAEVALPTSYLNDVRFDLRRRSAGVAFVTDSTNSGPNGIIVVDLASGTSWRRLHDHPSTKAESLVDFRPLVEGRPFLMRPPDAPPSPVSFGSDGIAISADGSRLYYCPLMSRRLYSVDIDALVDRSMDDAEVAATVCDEGDKGSGADGLETDDAGRIYVTAYEQNAILRRNPDGAYETVVRDPRLLWPDTMSIGADRYLYVTANQLHRQPDYSGGIDRRRRPYALFRFAIDAGPVSLVP
- a CDS encoding acyl carrier protein produces the protein MAQTEAVSAAGLRDLAAEIFEVSPDEVTDAAAFYEDLGIDSVQKVEFVVRIERQLGVRLTNEEAAGLQDFGDALAVLRDRGISIEP
- a CDS encoding TRM11 family SAM-dependent methyltransferase, whose amino-acid sequence is MSEYALLILPSSNRVYAEASVALTRAELAVFDRAVLGGRLSDVSETTIGGVRYVTFAADRLDERDTAYLANLSSIYALFEVTGELLRPVELHRLDRFDDDLLTIPKYPGKTNEQFTKLLLNVTLLASDFAPEMLRRKFTVLDPLCGRGTTLNQALTYGFDAAGIDRDQKDFEAYSTYIQTWLKRKRVKHRVESSGLVRRERKVVGRRLQVTLAADKEAYKAGETQRLDVVNADTTRSLEFFRPGTVDLLVADAPYGVQHGSRTAEKGLARSPLALLDEAVPVWAELLRPGGAIGIAWNTHVARREEAAQLLADSGLEVLTTGPYLEFAHRVDQSIVRDVLVARRPR
- a CDS encoding golvesin C-terminal-like domain-containing protein encodes the protein MKIGYARSWTVLVAATLATTVLLPSAPAAAATVTVDNATADRFTGSASWGTSSYSSQKQGADYRFADPDTTASDAAWFKVNVPSAGSYLVEVWYPADPGYNNATPFMVVTTSGTQSIPVNQRANGGRWVALGTFSLAAGDYNAVGVSRWTSGTGYVIADAVRVTTATGGGTTYSMPLPRTALPRSEYDDPHHDYAAIDLPVPSGTAAYAVRAGTVARVNDSSCGQGINLTGTDGAVYTYCHFSAWSVASGATVTAGQRIGSTGNTGNSTGPHLHFGIRTSGTLRCPQNFLLALYDGVTPPAATSLPTSGCSY